One Astyanax mexicanus isolate ESR-SI-001 unplaced genomic scaffold, AstMex3_surface scaffold_53, whole genome shotgun sequence genomic region harbors:
- the LOC125797566 gene encoding uncharacterized protein LOC125797566, with translation MMSNQSVQVRGFSGTSTSLPKTKPLQVHNDIQTVLHSFLIAPQAPLNICGRDLLMKMGVSILCSPDGLTLTWLSGQQRIRLSGYTEGMYLLQTGQDETVDIYWGLLNDDQPHTPQTLELFQQWAPWIRALAPYAPPADPYHVTLFYDVGGDITYYDTFQSELQDTQWEVQTNGLYCGPEGVAAPVTLTPQQYSWYKMDETAAPHMSLALHPKHEAKQLGPMVKRANAATDWVQTQIPDVMFSISTNTYHIRATNIETVTMEHQLLPRHHGCEDSDHPDSIAMLESLPDVLWSQGPDDVGFVDQPQVSFNMATPEPIWVPQYRHKPEAMASLDKTIQALLQAGVLEQCQSDWNTPILPVPKKEPGQYRMAHDLRAINAALATSTIPVPNPYTTLSELGPDMKWFTCIDLANAFFCVPLAEHCRDVCAFTHRGIQYRYSRLPQGFALSPGLFNQALRRSLDSCNLPEGSILSQYVDDLLVGGTTPETCLNATKAVLECLANAGYKVSRSKLQCCRTRVTFLGRVVTQGSTGMSASHRSTILSHTKPITVRDMLTFLGLAGYSRQYIPDFVGQTQPLRDMVKSLGMRNLSGVLSWTVEAEQAFIAVKQALATAADLSRPDYSLPFFLDVSETDTLVNGVLFQKKEEGRAVLMYLSIPLDLIEKRQPQCTRHVAGLTKLVQKTAHLVAGYPLHILTTHGVVAYINSQMFTLTPLRQRRIHKVLTAPHITYTHQGVNMAEGMLEGPPHECAEKVATQEKVRPDLLATPIPGSWNLWTDGCGYRADTGEIRAGYAVVQETTGETDEFWTVAAKEVKQNPSAQKAELLAVIAALELAEGREVTIYSDSAWVVSAAHVDIPHWKPAGYVTSSGKPVKHQSELMKLEAAIHKPTKVAIVKCKGHQKGDTLVSRGNDAADKAAKKAAGYTEPGNMMILDSNVPWEPIPTGDELRQIQDKATPEEKSMWLAKGASSDSQVWVSKTGRPVLPMSLARAVLEEAHTVAHVGKLQMMRNLKQWWHPFMLPLAVDFISQCQVCHTQNVAKAFKVAPGKFPLPSCHGEHIQIDYTDMIDQIRKYRYLLVVVDRYSGWVEAIPTFKEDARSVCKMLINHWIPQHGFPRRVHSDNGSHFTSKTLQWVEQALGLRHSYGSVYHPASQGQVERMNQNLKAKLAKIKLTTGMNWLDALPIALISIRSSVNRSTGFSPFELVRGVAFPGPQTALKAPSELPHGTANQGYECTEHTGADPRGGQPPRVGHNSVGIPESHKAEVVGTQVDRPIPGGGEDKPRSPAGRQRHLLVSSLPVSAC, from the exons ATGATGAGCAACCAATCCGTGCAGGTCAGGGGCTTCTCGGGGACTTCAACTTCACTGCCAAAGACCAAACCACTCCAGGTGCACAACGACATACAGACTGTCTTACACTCCTTTCTGATTGCACCTCAAGCACCACTGAACATTTGTGGTAGAGACTTATTGATGAAAATGGGTGTTTCCATTTTGTGTTCACCTGATGGCCTGACGCTGACATGGCTAAGCGGGCAGCAACGCATAAGACTTTCTGGATACACCGAGGGCATGTATCTCTTGCAGACTGGTCAAGACGAGACTGTGGACATATACTGGGGACTGTTGAATGATGACCAACCCCACACACCACAAACTCTTGAACTCTTTCAGCAATGGGCACCGTGGATCAGAGCATTGGCACCCTATGCCCCGCCTGCCGACCCGTACCACGTTACCCTGTTCTATGACGTAGGGGGAGACATTACATATTATGACACCTTCCAATCTGAATTGCAAGATACACAGTGGGAGGTCCAAACTAATGGCCTGTATTGTGGTCCTGAAGGAGTGGCAGCTCCTGTTACTTTGACACCACAGCAGTACAGCTGGTACAAAATGGATGAGACTGCAGCACCACACATGTCACTGGCTCTACACCCTAAACATGAGGCTAAGCAATTAGGACCCATGGTCAAACGTGCAAATGCGGCTACAGATTGGGTACAAACTCAGATCCCTGATGTGATGTTTTCCATAAGCACAAACACATATCACATCAGAGCTACTAACATTGAAACTGTTACAATGGAGCACCAGCTCCTGCCACGCCATCATGGCTGTGAAGATTCTGACCACCCAGACTCCATTGCCATGCTGGAATCTCTACCGGATGTTTTGTGGTCACAGGGTCCAGATGATGTAGGTTTTGTGGATCAGCCCCAGGTATCATTTAACATGGCCACACCTGAACCAATTTGGGTACCACAATATAGACACAAACCGGAGGCTATGGCCTCATTGGACAAAACCATTCAGGCACTCTTACAGGCCGGGGTACTGGAGCAATGCCAATCCGATTGGAATACTCCAATTTTGCCAGTACCTAAAAAAGAACCTGGTCAATACCGTATGGCACATGATCTGAGAGCTATAAATGCGGCACTAGCTACTAGCACCATACCAGTCCCAAACCCTTACACAACACTATCAGAACTAGGTCCAGACATGAAATGGTTTACTTGTATCGATTTGGCTAATGCTTTCTTTTGTGTACCATTGGCTGAGCACTGTAGGGACGTATGTGCATTTACACACAGGGGTATTCAGTATCGATACAGTAGATTGCCACAGGGCTTTGCCCTGAGCCCGGGATTGTTCAATCAAGCTCTTAGACGTAGTTTGGACTCTTGTAACCTTCCTGAAGGCTCCATTCTTTCTCAGTATGTCGATGACTTACTGGTTGGCGGCACAACGCCAGAGACGTGCTTAAACGCCACAAAAGCAGTGCTGGAATGTTTGGCCAATGCAGGGTACAAAGTCTCTAGGAGTAAGTTGCAATGTTGTAGAACACGGGTAACTTTTCTGGGGAGAGTGGTCACACAGGGCTCAACAGGCATGTCCGCCTCACACAGATCTACAATTCTGTCACACACTAAACCAATTACGGTTAGGGATATGTTGACATTTTTGGGCCTAGCTGGCTACAGCAGACAATACATTCCTGACTTTGTAGGACAAACGCAACCACTGAGAGACATGGTGAAATCCTTGGGCATGAGAAACCTTAGTGGGgtactttcctggacagtagaagcAGAGCAGGCTTTCATTGCTGTAAAACAAGCTTTAGCGACTGCAGCTGACCTATCTAGACCTGACTACTCTCTTCCAttttttctggatgtttctgaAACAGACACATTGGTTAATGGTGTACTTTTTCAGAAAAAGGAGGAAGGGAGAGCAGTACTTATGTATTTAAGCATCCCACTTGACTTGATTGAGAAAAGACAACCGCAATGCACCAGACATGTAGCAGGACTGACGAAGCTCGTTCAAAAAACTGCACACCTGGTAGCAGGATACCCACTGCACATACTAACAACACATGGCGTGGTAGCATATATAAACTCACAGATGTTCACCCTCACTCCTCTAAGACAGAGACGAATTCATAAAGTTCTGACAGCACCacacatcacatacacacaccaagGAGTCAACATGGCAGAAGGAATGCTAGAAGGTCCACCTCACGAGTGTGCAGAAAAGGTAGCAACACAGGAAAAAGTGAGACCAGACTTACTAGCCACACCAATTCCAGGCTCCTGGAACCTGTGGACTGATGGGTGCGGGTACAGAGCAGACACAGGTGAAATAAGGGCAGGATATGCGGTGGTTCAAGAAACCACAGGGGAAACAGATGAGTTCTGGACTGTAGCAGCAAAAGAGGTAAAACAAAACCCTTCAGCACAAAAAGCTGAGTTGCTAGCAGTAATTGCAGCACTAGAACTAGCTGAGGGTAGAGAGGTGACTATTTACAGCGATTCTGCGTGGGTAGTTTCAGCAGCACATGTAGACATTCCACACTGGAAACCGGCAGGATATGTAACAAGCTCAGGGAAACCTGTAAAACATCAGTCAGAACTGATGAAGCTAGAAGCTGCAATACACAAACCTACAAAGGTAGCTATTGTAAAATGCAAAGGACACCAAAAGGGGGACACCCTAGTGAGCAGAGGAAATGATGCAGCAGACAAAGCAGCAAAAAAGGCAGCTGGTTATACGGAGCCCGGTAACATGATGATATTGGACTCAAATGTCCCTTGGGAGCCGATACCTACAGGGGACGAACTGAGGCAGATTCAGGATAAAGCAACCCCAGAGGAAAAGTCAATGTGGTTAGCCAAGGGAGCAAGCTCAGATAGCCAAGTTTGGGTATCGAAAACAGGGCGACCAGTCTTACCTATGTCACTAGCCAGAGCAGTCCTAGAAGAGGCACACACTGTAGCACATGTAGGAAAACTGCAAATGATGAGGAATTTGAAACAATGGTGGCACCCATTTATGCTGCCCCTGGCAGTAGATTTCATCAGTCAATGCCAAGTTTGCCACACTCAAAATGTAGCAAAAGCATTTAAGGTAGCCCCAGGCAAGTTTCCACTGCCTagttgtcatggtgagcacatcCAGATTGACTATACGGATATGATTGATCAAATCAGAAAATACCGGTACCTCTTGGTAGTGGTAGACAGGTACTCAGGGTGGGTTGAGGCAATTCCTACCTTTAAGGAGGATGCTCGCTCAGTTTGCAAAATGTTGATCAACCACTGGATTCCACAACACGGGTTTCCTAGGAGAGTCCACTCAGATAACGGGTCGCATTTTACCAGCAAAACACTGCAGTGGGTGGAGCAAGCGTTGGGCTTGCGCCATAGCTATGGTTCTGTATATCACCCCGCCTCACAGGGTCAGGTGGAGCGGATGAATCAAAATTTGAAGGCCAAACTAGCAAAAATTAAACTGACCACAGGCATGAATTGGCTTGATGCCTTACCAATTGCCCTGATCAGCATTAGGAGTTCAGTGAACAGAAgcacaggcttctccccatttGAGCTGGTCAGAGGCGTAGCATTCCCGGGGCCGCAGACTGCACTAAAAGCCCCATCAGAACTACCTCATGGCACTGCCAACCAAGGTTACGAGT GTACA